The Candidatus Peregrinibacteria bacterium genome contains the following window.
TTCAGCGGCAGCGGTTCTGTAGGTTACATGTTCAAAACAAAAGGCAAAAGAGTATCGACCAATGATGTACTTAGATACGCAGCATGTATTTCATCTGCCACTATAGAAAATAGTAGTGAAACAATTGAAGACGATGAATCAAAATTAATTCTCTCTACACCGGTTAAAACTGACGGTTTTATATGCAAGACTTTTGAAGGATTGTATTTTGAGGAAGAGGAATATCGCTTCCTAGAACGAATAATGCACAATATCTCACTGTTGAATAGTAAATATAAGAAATCTATTGCTATTGCAGCTTTGTGTAAAGCATGCATAAAGAAACGCCCTAGAGGCATCTTTACTTATACGGGCAACAGATATGATGACGACAGAAAAGATTTGCGGCTTTCTCTTGAAGAACATTTTATTAATGCCGTTAATGAGTTCAATCAGGCCGTATTTGATAACGGCCAGAGTAACCAAACATTTTTTGGGAATATATTCAGTCTACAAAATAATAATTTTGATCTTGTCTACATAGACCCTCCTTATTTTTCGTTACGATCGGATAATGATTATTTGCGTCGATACCATTTTGTTGAAGGATTATGTTCATACTGGCGCTCTGCTGAGATAGACTTTTCTACGAAGACAAAGAAATTAAAGAAGCAAATAACAAGATTCGATTCAAGACAAACAGTATATAAAGCATTTGATGATTTGTTTTCCATGTTTCCATACAGCATTTTGGTTGTTTCATATTCCTCCAATTCTTTACCAACGAAGGAAGAAATGATTGAATTACTAAAGCGACATAAAAAGCATGTAAAAGTAGGAGAATTAAATCACAAATATTCGTTTGGAAATCACAATCACAAGATTGGGAATAATGCCAACTCTGTTAAAGAGTACCTATTTATCGCTCACTAATTATGAGAATTAGCAGTAAAGACTTACCACAGGCGGACAGATTAGAATCTGTCATTGAGACAGTTATTGCAATTGGAAAAGGGAAAAGAACGGATATTGAGATTGCAAACAGTATTAGTGGAATAGAAAGGGATGATCGTCAGGGGAGATACTATAGAAGAGCTGCTGAAATTCTTGGATTTGTAACAAATGAAAGTAATAATGCAAAACTTACTTCTCGCGGACTAGAATTTTTAAAAGATCCCAAACTAACCAATCCAGTTTTACAAGACTCAGTTATGCATCTAAATCTCTATCAAAAACTATTCCCTTACATTGAGTTAAATAAAACCGGAGCAACGAGAAATGAAATTATCGATTATTTACAATCGATTGCTGCTGAGGATATTGGTCCTACAATGATTCCAAGACGGATATCAACTATTCTTGCTTGGCCTAAAACTTTGGGAATAATTTATCTTGAGGATGATCGTTATCACTTAGCCAGAAATGTTTTTGCCTTAAATCCTGTCTTTAATATCAATGATGTTGATCAGCCATTATTTCTTCACAGTGGGACTCTGAGTGAATATCAAATGGTTGAAGAAAAAGTAAGAAAGGCCAGAGATTCGATATTAATCTACAAGGATCAGGCAAAATTAGATCGTTCTAATAGTGCGCATACTCATTTAATAAACGTGGTTGCTAGTATAATTTCCAATAAATAATTTCATGTATAGTGTCTCTGTAGTTTTTGGTCAGCATCTTGCTTTGTGAATTTCCATTGAATTGTTGATAGACTTTGATTGCGTTGTTTTTGCCAGGCAGATAACTCCTTTTTGAGA
Protein-coding sequences here:
- a CDS encoding DNA adenine methylase, with protein sequence MNPPLLLEKSALSWKVFDQMAKFPTTRYMGSKYKLLDFIWDNVKDLKFNSVLDAFSGSGSVGYMFKTKGKRVSTNDVLRYAACISSATIENSSETIEDDESKLILSTPVKTDGFICKTFEGLYFEEEEYRFLERIMHNISLLNSKYKKSIAIAALCKACIKKRPRGIFTYTGNRYDDDRKDLRLSLEEHFINAVNEFNQAVFDNGQSNQTFFGNIFSLQNNNFDLVYIDPPYFSLRSDNDYLRRYHFVEGLCSYWRSAEIDFSTKTKKLKKQITRFDSRQTVYKAFDDLFSMFPYSILVVSYSSNSLPTKEEMIELLKRHKKHVKVGELNHKYSFGNHNHKIGNNANSVKEYLFIAH